The DNA sequence CCGGCGTTGATATCTTCGTCAAGCTGCTTGAAATAGGGCCTCCTGTCGGCCGGCCGGTGCAATATCGCATTTCGGGACCCGGTATCGAAACTCTGCGCGATTATGCCCGCGACCTGACAGCAGTTGTTGCTTCCGATGAGCGGCTCGAGGGGGTTGTCATGGACTGGAACGAGCCTGCCCGAGTGGTTCGGGTGGACATTCTGCAGGACAAGGCCCGGCAACTCGGGATTACGCAGCGCGATATCGCCTCCGCACTGAACGCGATCTACGATGGCGCTTCGGTAACCCAGCTTCGCGACGCGGCTTATCTGGTGGACATCGTCGCGCGTGGAGATGCGCCTTCTCGCCAGTCGGTGGAGGCATTGGCTGCACTTCAGCTCTCCGGTTCAGGTTCTGCCATCATACCGCTGCGCACGGTGGCGCGGTTCAGTTACGAGACCGAGCAACCGGTGATCCATCAGCGCGGCAGAAAACCGACCATCTCCGTCAAGGCTGCAATTTCCACCACAGACCAGCCGGCGACGATTGTGACGGCTTTGAAAGATCAGATCGAGGCGTTCAACGGGAGCCTTCCGGCGGGCTACCATGTCGAAGTTGGCGGCTCGGTGGCTGAAAGCGCAAAGAGCCAGGCGCCGATTGCAGCTGTCGTTCCGCTGATGATCCTGATCATGCTGACGCTGATCATGATCCAGGTCCAGAGCTTCAGACTGGCCTTTGTCGTCATATGTGTCGCGCCTCTCGGGCTTATTGGCGTCGTCGCGGCGTTGGTTCCTTCCGGAGCACCGCTTGGGTTTGTCGCGATCCTGGGTGTTTTGGCGCTGATTGGCATTCTGATCCGCAATTCAATCATCCTGATTGACGAGATCGAGGTTTTGCGTGGCAAAGGACAATCCGCATGGGATGCCGTGTTCAATGCGTCGGATGCCAGATCACGCCCCATCCTGTTGACCGCGGCGGCGGCCAGTCTGGCGCTGATCCCGATCTCCAGGCAGATTTTCTGGGGTCCGATGGCTTATGCGATGATGGGCGGAATCATTGCCGGCACGGTGATCACGCTGTTCTTCGCGCCGGCGCTGTATCTGGCTGTCTTCCGGGTCAAGCGGGAAGACGATGCTGCCGAAGCATCGAACGCAGGTTCCATTGAGGGCGCTGGTGCCGGGTAAGCGATTGATGGTTCGACCGTCAGGCAGGTTGTCCGATGACGGCCCCGGAGTTCCGGTGTTTCTCAAGTCCCTCGGTAAATTCCCCGATCAGGGATCTGACAACCTCTTTCTGGGCTTCCTTGGTGCTGGCACCGCCAGCAATTGCTGTCGCGTGTACTGAGCGTTGCCTGTCGGCGCTGGTGCCTCTATCGATTATGCTCCGTGTTGACTGAACCTCGCTCCAGCATCCCAGAGCTTCGGCATCTTCACGGACCATGTCGATGATCTCTTCGAGCAGTTCGGTGAAGGCAACGACTTCGCCCCTGGCGAAATCGATCATGCCGTTTTTCACGCCATAGCGCTGGGCTCGCCAGCGGTTCTCGCCGACAAGAAACCGGTCATAGATGCGCCAGCGCTGGTTGCTGGTGCGCAGCCGCCACAGCATATGCATGATCGACTGGGTCAGTGCGACGATGGCCAGTGCATCGTCCAGTCGCGGCGAGACATCGCAAATGCGGGACTCCAGGGTCGGAAATCGCCCGGAGGGGCGCAAGTCCCACCAGATTTTGGTGCTGTCCTCAATCAGACCGCTGTCGATGATGATCTGCACAGAGCGCTCATATTCAGACCAGGATGAAAACCGCGGCGGCAAGCCGGTTCTGGGCATATTGTCAAACACCGTCAGCCTGTAGGCATTGAGCCCGGTGTCGTCACCTTTCCAATAGGGCGACGAGGTCGACAGAGCCAGAAGATGCGGCAGGAAGTAGGGAAACTGGGCCATCAGGTCGATGCGGGTTTCGTCATCGTCGATGCCGACATGTACATGCATGCCGCAGATCAGCATGCGGCGGGCGACACCGCCAAGATCACGCTCGAGTTCCCGGTATCTCGGTTTGTCGGTGAAGTGCTGTTTATGCCAATCGGCAAAGGGATGGCAGGACACCGCAAGTGGCGCCAGACAATGCTTGCCGGCGACAGAGGCGATTACGGAGCGCAGGCGAGCCAGATCGGCACCAGCTTCGGATACAGTCCTGCAGACGCCGGTGCCGACTTCGATCTGGCATTGCAGGAACTCGGGACTGACCTGATCTCCAAGCTCTGCGGCGCATTCGGTCATCAAGGCGTCGGATGCTGCCGCAAGATCGAGGCTTTCGCAATCAACAAGCAGATACTCTTCTTCTACACCAAGGGTGAAGCTGGGCACACGGTAGCTCATGGGAAGATTTGACCTTGAAAATGGCAAAAGCGCAAGCCGGGTTGAAATCGGGATTGGCTTTGAAACACCGCAACTGGTCGAAGGTTCCGTCCGATTTCGGCTCTACAACAAGTCCTTTGGCGTATCGCCGCGAAAGAACGCGTCAAGATTGTCGAGCGCGCGAAACCCCGTGGCATCGCCGGTTCGCACTGTCGCATTGCCAATATGGGGGCAGCATTTGAAGTCTTGTTGGACGAGTATCTTCGATGAATGTTCTTCAAACCAATGAGAAAAAGCGTTTCAGGGGCTGATTAAAGCCTGGGTTCGAACAGATATCAGTCCGTGCTGGTGCGGCGAATGGCTATCTGGGTCAAGAATGGTCCGACGATTTCAAAGGCGATGGTGCTGGCAACAGCGACGGCGAGCAGATCCTCTCCCATTTCGGGAAACCGTTCACTGGCGACCAGCGCCATGCCGATGGCGACGCCGGCCTGGGGCATCAGGCCGAGGCCGGTCATGCGGCTCTCGGCATCCGGCAGGCCTGCCAGCTTGCCTCCCAGCCATCCGCCGATCAGGCGGGCGAGAGCGCGCAGGAAGAAATAGGCAACACAGATATATCCTACTTCTGCGAGGTTGCCTGTCTTCAGGGAAGCGCCGGCCATGACGAAGAACAGCAGCATGAACGGCCATTCGATCCGTTCAATCTCATGAAACGGGCGATCATGATGGCGGGCGAAATTGATCACTGTTGCGCCGCATACCATCCCGGTGAGCAGGAAGGAAAAGCCGAAATGCAGTGCCAGTCCGGAGCACAGGAAAACCAGGCCGAGGGCTTCGATCAATGTCGGCTCGCCCGGCTTGATCCGCCCGGTCAGAAAGGCCGCAGGCAGACCGATGGCGAGCCCGAGCACAATGGCGCCGCCGACCTCGCGAGCACCATGTACCAGCGCGATCGCGGCATCCTGGTCGGTCATGATGCCGGCGAATGTCAAAGCCATTGAAAACACCAACAGGCCCCAGGCGTCATCAATGGCGACGATGCCGAGAAGATTGGTGACAAACCTCCCCTTGGCATGGCCCTGATTGACCACATCGCGCGTGGCGGCGGGATCTGTGGCAGCGGAAAGCCCGCCCAGCAGCACCGCAATCCCGATAGGCAGGCCAATCAGCCAGAGGCCGGTCGCCACCACGGCGACGGAGACGGCGACCAGCGTCAGCGATATGATCATGATCTCGCGCCCATGGGACTTCAGGGTTTCCGGGTTCAAGGTGCCGCCCAGCAGAAAGGCAACCATGGTCAAGGCGGTGGGCGCATAAAATTCGTTGGAACCGGTAAAACTGAGCGGCAGCCAATCGAGCACTGGCGGACCAATGATTGCTCCTAAAAGGATAAGCAGCGTAACCCGGGGGACATGGACAATCCGGCCGACCTTGTCGAGCAGAAGTCCGGCCAGAAACAGAATGCCGATTGCGACAAGAACTTCAGAATTATCCACCAGCAATTGTCCAGCTCAAGAATGTTTGTGAAAACAGGTGTTTACTAAAACGGCCCGGAAACAAGTTCCCGGGCCGTTGATTGTCATATTGTCAGCACGATCAAGGACGCGACATGCCTGTCATGTCGATTGTGGCCTTGGACGACAAGTCCTCGAGGCTGTCATAGGCCAGCTGAATGGCATAGCGCGGATTGTGCGCATAGGCGCCGGGGTCCTTGGCCAGGAACTGGTAGTTGTAGGCGGCGCGCAGCAGGCGCGGCGTCCAGCTCTGGTAGCGGTTGGGATACTTGGCTTCGTCAGCGTCGGATGCGCCATTCCCGTTCAGATCATTGAAGAAATAGGGGTAGGCGTGGGAATCATAGACCACCGGCGCACCGGTCACATCTGCGGCGTAGAGAAGAATGGCTTCGCCAAGCTTCTCGTGCAGGGTGCTGATTTCGGCGCGGATACCCTCTTTGACGTCACCGTCGCCATCAATATCTGCCGGAGTGATGCGGATGTCGCGCACGGTTTCCGCACCCTTGTGGCAGGCGACGCATTGATCAATGGCCACAACCTTGGTGGTGTGTGGATCGTGGCATGTGGTGCAGGTGTTGAAGTCAGGCACATGGACAAACCGGTCGGCGTAGGTTTTTCCCTCATACTGGTAACCGCCACGCACAGAGCCACCCATCAGGGTCGCCGCTGCCGCACGGTAGTGCACGTTGAGAAATCCCAGATCGCCATTGACTGTATCATCCTCGCCGCCGGCGATTGCCGCGTTGACGCTGTCACTTGATTCCCGGCCCTGATGGCAGACCATGCAGATCGCGGCAGAGCTGGTCTCTGTCGCCACTTCACCGGACGGTAAGGTGATCTGTTCAAGATCGGTCGCGGCCTGATTGTGACAGGTGACACAATCGATGGGCGATTCAATTGGTGCTGGCCCGTCGACCTTGCCTGCCATTGTGCCGTCAGCGCCGAGAAAATCCATCAGTCCGGGGCCGGAATGGCACGTGGCGCAACTTTCCGGCACGGCGCCCTCCTCGTTCCAGTGCACAAAGGATTCAGACTTTTTATCCGCGTGCGGTGAGGTGATCCATGCTTCGACAATCGAACTGATCGGAGGGGCTTCCTGCGCTTGAGCTGTTGGAACAGCAAAAAAAGCAAGGGCGATGAGGGATGGCAATAAACGAGAATGCGACAAGGTGGACCTCCAGCGGTTCAGTCAGATTGCGTGTATCCGGCACTTCTGGATGCTTCTGTAATCAGGACACTATGACGCACCGTCGCATCTTCGCATTGATATAGCTCAAGGCCTGACCAGAAAAATCTTGTTAGTTTTTGCGTTGTGGGGTCTCGGCGTGTCGTTTGATGCATTGGTCAATTTCGAAGAAATAGGGTGGTGTTCGCAGTGTTGCCTGGTTTCCGTACCGACCAAACCGAGCCGCCGCAGCAGGTGATCCGTGACGGGCCGCCGGTTGAGCGGGTCGCCTTGCTGGGCGCCGATTGGCCGGGCCTTCGACCGAAGCTGCTTTGTGCGCAAGGCGACCGGGTCACCCTCGGCCAGCCGGTCTTTCATGATCGCGCTCACCCTGACATTGTTATTGTCGCTCCCGTTTCCGGGGTGGTCGACTCGATCACACTTGGTCCGAGGCGGAGTCTGTCGGCCTTGGTGATCCACGCGGAGCTTGGTTCGACTGATCCTGAGCCAGTGACCGTCGCTGCCTCGACCGCAGCGGACCTGCGTACATCGCTTCTTGCACATGGTCTTTGGCCGAGTTTTCTGACGCGGCCGTTCGGTCGCATCCCTGCGCCTGATGCGACGCCGGATGCAATCTTTGTCACGGCTACCGCAGAGAACCTGCAGGCTCCTGATCCAAGAGTGGTGCTTGATGGCCGAAACGACGTGTTTCGGACCGGGCTGAAGGCTTTGGCGTTGCTGACTGCAGGGCCGGTTCATGTCTGCCAGAATAGTGGCGCCGACATTGCAGCCGGTCTCGGCGAGCGTATTCGCGGATCGTTTTTTCCGGCAGGGCAAGCGTCAGGCCTGGTCGGCAGCCATATTCACCGATTGCATCCTGTTGGTGCCCATCGGATGGTTTGGAGCATAAGCTATCAGGATGTCGCGGCCATCGGCAGCTTGATTGAAACCGGCGTCCCTGATTTCGGCCGAATCGTCTCGCTGAGCGGTCCGCGCGTCAAACATCCGTGCCTGATCCGTACCATCATCGGCGCAAGCCTGCAGGAACTGATCCGCGATGATACCTTGCCGGGGCCGGATGGTTCGGCAGTCAACGTGTTCTCCGGTTCGGCGCTGACCGGCCGGCCTGCGGCTTGGCTAGGCCGCTACCACCAGCAAGTTACCTTGCTCAGTGACGAGCCCGAGCGCAAGGCTAAATCCGGCCCGGCTTGGCTTGCGCGGTTTCGGAAACCGGCCTCGCGCCCGGGTCCGATTGTTCCGACAGCGGCGCTCGAAAACATGCTTGGCTTTGATATTCCTGCGGTGCCGTTCCTGCGCGCTTTGAGCGTTGGCGATGCGGAGGCCGCCAGCCGTCTGGGCTGTCTGGAAATGGTGGAGGAAGATCTGGCCGCGATTTCGCTTGTTTGCACCAGCGGCGCCGATTATGGCCGAATGCTCCGTCATGTGCTTGATGAACTGGCGGAGGACGCATGACCGATTGGCTGCTTGATCCGCACCGCATGCGCCAGCATGCAGGGTGGACGCCGGCGCGGGTGACGCTCGTGCAAATGCTGGCGCTGGCTGCGCCAATTGCCGTCAAGCTGGTGGAACAAGGAACAGCAATGGCAGCGGTGCTGGTGACAGCCCTGGTGACCAGTCTTGTCTGGGACTTGGCGTTTGCCTTGATCCGCGGTCGGACACCCAGCTGGCATTCGCTGAGCACGGCGTTGATCATCACCGTGCTGATCCCCTCGACACTGCCGCTGTGGCAGGTGGCCATGGCGGCAAGTTTTGGCATGGTATTTGGCGAGCTGGTGTTCGGTGGCCGCGGCTATGGCATCGTGCCGGCGGCAGCCGCGGCGGCGGGCTTCCTTGTGTTTTCATTTTCCGGCGCCGAGCTTTCCAGCAGCAACCAGGCCATGGCGCTGGCGACGCTGCCTGGCGCGGTCTTGTTGCTCGCCGGTGGCCTTGTTTCGTGGCGAGTTCTGGTCCCGGTTGTTGCCGTATTGGCCGTGGCCGGGTTTGCGCAGGGCGACATCAGTGGATTTTTCGAGACCTTGATCGCGGTGGCGTTTGGTATGGTGTTTCTGATTGGTGATCCGGTTGCCGCGGCATCGACAAACCTGGGTCGCTGGGTTTACGGCGCGCTGGCCGGCTTGCTGATTGTGGTGTTTGACACCTTGGCCGGACCGGCTGTGGCGCCGGCGGCGATTGTCTTCGCCTCACTGCTGGCCAGCCTGTTTGCACCGCTGATCGATTACGCCGCAGTTGCGGTGATCCTCCGGCGGCGGAGGCAAGCGCATGGCTAAACCGTTTGCACCCATTCGCAACTTCTTTGCTCGGTCCAATGATGATCTGGTCAAGATCATCGGCATGGCGGTGCTGGTTGCGCTGGTCTCGTCCGCCGCCGTGTCTGTCACCTCTGTCATGCTCAAGCCCTATCAGGACGCCAACCGCGCCGCCGAACAGCAGGCCCGGATGGACAAGATGCTCGACACCTTGCCGGGCATGCGCGACCTGATGATGGAAACCGGAGTCGATACGCTGGAAACCCGGCTGGTCAATCTTGATGATGGCAGTTTTGCTGATAGTGCAGATGCCGCCAGTTTCGATCTCGATGCGGCGATTCAGGACCCCGAGGCGAGCGTTGCACTCGACGCGGGTGTTGATATTGCCGCGATCAAGCGGCGCGCCAATCAATCGCCCGTCTATCTCCTGCAAAAGGACGGCGATCTCAAGCTGATCGTGCTGCCGGTCTACGGAGCAGGCTATCAATCGACCCTTCGCGCCGCGCTGGCGATCGAAGCGGATCTGGTGACGATTGCGGCGTTAGCGATTATCGAGCAGGGCGATACGCCCGGCTTTGGCGCGCGCATTGAAGACCCGGAATGGCTGGCGCAGTGGCCCGGCAAGAAGATCGCCGATGAAACCGGCACCATCCGCATCGAACTGGTGCGCGGTGAGGCCTCGACGCCCTACGAGGTCGATGGCATTTCCGGCGCCACCTATACCAGCAACGGGGTCACCAATCTTTTGCATTTCTGGCTGGGAGACATGGGGTTTGGCCCGTTTCTGACCCGGCTCAGGCAGGAAGGGCTCTAGGATGTCGCTCAAACACCATCTCACCGCCCCGCTGATCGGCAACAACCCGATCACCCTGCAGATCTTGGGCATCTGTTCAGCCCTGGCGGTGACGACCACCTTGTCGACCGCGGTGACAATGTCGGTGGCATTGACGGTGGTGCTGATGCTGTCGAACGGGACGATCAGCCTGATACGGCATCACATTCCGCCGTCGATGCGGCTGATCATCCAGATCACCATCGTGGCCTCGATTGTCATCGTCATTGATCAGTTCATGCAGGCGTTCATGTACGAAATGAGCAAGAAGCTGTCGATTTTCGTCGGTCTGATCGTCACCAATTGCCTGGTGCTTGGCCGGGCCGAAGCCTTCGCCATGCGAAACCCGGTGTTCCCGAGTGTGCTGGACGGGCTTGGTAACGGGCTGGGCTACAGCCTGATTCTGCTGATCGTCGGCGCGCTGCGCGAATTTCTGGGAACCGGTTCGCTGATGGGTGTTGCGATGGTCACCACAGTGGCGGATGGCGGCTGGTTTCAGCCGCTCGGCCTGATGCAACTGGCGCCAAGCGCCTTCTTTATCCTCGGACTGCTGGTCTGGCTGGTGCGGGTGCTGCGTCCCGAACAGGGGGAACAGCCTGAATTCCGGTTGCAAGCACCGGAGGATGGCCGGTCATGATCGAACTGCTGATTAAATCCATTTTTCAGGAAAATCTGGCGCTCTCCTTCTTCCTTGGCATGTGCACCTTTCTGGCTGTGTCCAAACGGGTCGACACCGCGCTCGGTCTCGGGCTGGCGGTCATCGTGGTGCAGGCGATCACGGTTCCGGTCAATTATCTGATCTTCAATCTGCTGCTGCTCGAAGGCGCTTGGGCCTGGGCCGGATTGCCGGACGTGGATCTGACCTTCCTCAAGCTCGTCAGTTTCATCGGCGTGATTGCGGCCATGGTGCAGATCCTCGAAATGATCCTCGACCGCTTCGCGCCGCGGCTCTACCGGGCCCTCGGAATCTTCCTGCCGCTGATCACTGTCAATTGCGCCATTCTCGGCGGCAGCCTGTTCATGGTCGAGCGGCAGTATGATTTTGCAGAGTCGGTCACTTACGGGATCGGCAGCGGTGTCGGCTGGGCGCTGGCGATTGTCACCTTCGCCGCCATTCGCGAACGGCTGAAATACAGCGACATGCCCAAAGGGGTCGAGGGGCTCGCCAGCGCCTTTATCGTCACCGGGCTGATGTCACTCGGGTTCTCGGCCTTCTCCCTGGTGACGCCATGACCGAGATTGTTCTGGGCATTGGTCTGCTGACTGCGATCGTCCTTGTGCTGGCGATCACGGTGATGGGGGCGCGGTCGATCCTGTCGCCGTCGCGGCCTGCATCCTTGACCGTCAACGGGTCGAGCAAATTCGACACCCGCACCGGGGTCAAGCTGCTGGCTGCCCTGAATGACAACGGCATTCTGGTGCCGTCGGCCTGTGCCGGTGCTGGTACCTGCGGATTGTGCCGGGTCAAGATCCTCAAGGGTGGCGCAGCGCCCTTGCCGACGGAAGCTGCGCGGCTGACCAAGGCTGACCTGCGGGATCAGGTTCATCTCGCCTGTCAGGTGGTTTTGCGCGGCGACATGGAAGTCGAGGTCGACAATGACCTGATGTCGGCGGAAAATTTCACCTGCACGGTCGAAAGCGTGAGAGCGCTGACACCGCTGATCCGCGAGATCGTGTTGCACCAGCCCGATGGCATGAAAGCCGCTATCGAAGCCGGGTCCTTCGTGCAGATCACTGCACCAGCTTTTAAGCTTGGCTTCGCCGATATCGAGGTTCCGCAAGAACATGCGGCTGTCTGGCAGAATTTGCTGAGGCTTGAGGTGTCATCGGCCGATCCGGTGACGCGGGCCTATTCCGTATCCAACCGGCCTGAAGACACAGACGCGGGGCGTATCGTACTCAATATCCGGCTGGCGCTGCCGCCGCCGTCGGTGCCCGAAGCGATGCCGGGGGTAGTCTCGTCCTGGCTGTTTTCACTGAAGCCCGGCGATCAGGTCGATACATCCGGACCGTTCGGCAGTTTTCGCGCTCAGCCCGGTGAGGCCGAGATGGTGTTCATTGGCGGCGGCGTCGGCATGGCGCCGCTGCGGGCTATCATTTTCGATCAACTCGAGCGGTTGGGCTCCAAACGCCGTATCAGCTATTGGTATGGCGCGCGCAACAAGTCGGATCTGCCCTATCAGGACGAGTTCGCTGCCCTGGCGGCCAGGCATCCGAATTTTGACTGGACC is a window from the Hoeflea sp. IMCC20628 genome containing:
- a CDS encoding carboxylate-amine ligase codes for the protein MSYRVPSFTLGVEEEYLLVDCESLDLAAASDALMTECAAELGDQVSPEFLQCQIEVGTGVCRTVSEAGADLARLRSVIASVAGKHCLAPLAVSCHPFADWHKQHFTDKPRYRELERDLGGVARRMLICGMHVHVGIDDDETRIDLMAQFPYFLPHLLALSTSSPYWKGDDTGLNAYRLTVFDNMPRTGLPPRFSSWSEYERSVQIIIDSGLIEDSTKIWWDLRPSGRFPTLESRICDVSPRLDDALAIVALTQSIMHMLWRLRTSNQRWRIYDRFLVGENRWRAQRYGVKNGMIDFARGEVVAFTELLEEIIDMVREDAEALGCWSEVQSTRSIIDRGTSADRQRSVHATAIAGGASTKEAQKEVVRSLIGEFTEGLEKHRNSGAVIGQPA
- a CDS encoding cation:proton antiporter; its protein translation is MDNSEVLVAIGILFLAGLLLDKVGRIVHVPRVTLLILLGAIIGPPVLDWLPLSFTGSNEFYAPTALTMVAFLLGGTLNPETLKSHGREIMIISLTLVAVSVAVVATGLWLIGLPIGIAVLLGGLSAATDPAATRDVVNQGHAKGRFVTNLLGIVAIDDAWGLLVFSMALTFAGIMTDQDAAIALVHGAREVGGAIVLGLAIGLPAAFLTGRIKPGEPTLIEALGLVFLCSGLALHFGFSFLLTGMVCGATVINFARHHDRPFHEIERIEWPFMLLFFVMAGASLKTGNLAEVGYICVAYFFLRALARLIGGWLGGKLAGLPDAESRMTGLGLMPQAGVAIGMALVASERFPEMGEDLLAVAVASTIAFEIVGPFLTQIAIRRTSTD
- a CDS encoding polyheme membrane-associated cytochrome C, with translation MPESCATCHSGPGLMDFLGADGTMAGKVDGPAPIESPIDCVTCHNQAATDLEQITLPSGEVATETSSAAICMVCHQGRESSDSVNAAIAGGEDDTVNGDLGFLNVHYRAAAATLMGGSVRGGYQYEGKTYADRFVHVPDFNTCTTCHDPHTTKVVAIDQCVACHKGAETVRDIRITPADIDGDGDVKEGIRAEISTLHEKLGEAILLYAADVTGAPVVYDSHAYPYFFNDLNGNGASDADEAKYPNRYQSWTPRLLRAAYNYQFLAKDPGAYAHNPRYAIQLAYDSLEDLSSKATIDMTGMSRP
- a CDS encoding RnfABCDGE type electron transport complex subunit D, encoding MTDWLLDPHRMRQHAGWTPARVTLVQMLALAAPIAVKLVEQGTAMAAVLVTALVTSLVWDLAFALIRGRTPSWHSLSTALIITVLIPSTLPLWQVAMAASFGMVFGELVFGGRGYGIVPAAAAAAGFLVFSFSGAELSSSNQAMALATLPGAVLLLAGGLVSWRVLVPVVAVLAVAGFAQGDISGFFETLIAVAFGMVFLIGDPVAAASTNLGRWVYGALAGLLIVVFDTLAGPAVAPAAIVFASLLASLFAPLIDYAAVAVILRRRRQAHG
- the nqrC gene encoding NADH:ubiquinone reductase (Na(+)-transporting) subunit C, translating into MAKPFAPIRNFFARSNDDLVKIIGMAVLVALVSSAAVSVTSVMLKPYQDANRAAEQQARMDKMLDTLPGMRDLMMETGVDTLETRLVNLDDGSFADSADAASFDLDAAIQDPEASVALDAGVDIAAIKRRANQSPVYLLQKDGDLKLIVLPVYGAGYQSTLRAALAIEADLVTIAALAIIEQGDTPGFGARIEDPEWLAQWPGKKIADETGTIRIELVRGEASTPYEVDGISGATYTSNGVTNLLHFWLGDMGFGPFLTRLRQEGL
- a CDS encoding NADH:ubiquinone reductase (Na(+)-transporting) subunit D, giving the protein MSLKHHLTAPLIGNNPITLQILGICSALAVTTTLSTAVTMSVALTVVLMLSNGTISLIRHHIPPSMRLIIQITIVASIVIVIDQFMQAFMYEMSKKLSIFVGLIVTNCLVLGRAEAFAMRNPVFPSVLDGLGNGLGYSLILLIVGALREFLGTGSLMGVAMVTTVADGGWFQPLGLMQLAPSAFFILGLLVWLVRVLRPEQGEQPEFRLQAPEDGRS
- the nqrE gene encoding NADH:ubiquinone reductase (Na(+)-transporting) subunit E — translated: MIELLIKSIFQENLALSFFLGMCTFLAVSKRVDTALGLGLAVIVVQAITVPVNYLIFNLLLLEGAWAWAGLPDVDLTFLKLVSFIGVIAAMVQILEMILDRFAPRLYRALGIFLPLITVNCAILGGSLFMVERQYDFAESVTYGIGSGVGWALAIVTFAAIRERLKYSDMPKGVEGLASAFIVTGLMSLGFSAFSLVTP
- the nqrF gene encoding NADH:ubiquinone reductase (Na(+)-transporting) subunit F codes for the protein MTEIVLGIGLLTAIVLVLAITVMGARSILSPSRPASLTVNGSSKFDTRTGVKLLAALNDNGILVPSACAGAGTCGLCRVKILKGGAAPLPTEAARLTKADLRDQVHLACQVVLRGDMEVEVDNDLMSAENFTCTVESVRALTPLIREIVLHQPDGMKAAIEAGSFVQITAPAFKLGFADIEVPQEHAAVWQNLLRLEVSSADPVTRAYSVSNRPEDTDAGRIVLNIRLALPPPSVPEAMPGVVSSWLFSLKPGDQVDTSGPFGSFRAQPGEAEMVFIGGGVGMAPLRAIIFDQLERLGSKRRISYWYGARNKSDLPYQDEFAALAARHPNFDWTVALSDPRPEDDWQGATGFVHMVAWENYLRDHPAPEACEYYLCGPPMMIRAVSAMLDDAGVDKSHIFSDDFGV